A section of the Methanococcus vannielii SB genome encodes:
- the cfbA gene encoding sirohydrochlorin nickelochelatase, producing the protein MEALVLVGHGSRLPHSKSVVNEVAEKIKLREDYDIVEVGMMEFNEPTIPQAIRKVIDMGAKKIIVTPVFLAPGNHTERDIPKILGIYKGDNGCSGHHHHHEHGHECDGHHHHHHHCEELEIPSDVEIIYRKPMGADDRIVDIVLDRTKGL; encoded by the coding sequence ATGGAAGCTTTAGTTTTGGTAGGCCATGGAAGCAGGCTCCCTCACTCAAAAAGTGTTGTAAATGAAGTTGCAGAAAAGATAAAATTGAGAGAGGATTATGATATTGTTGAAGTTGGAATGATGGAGTTTAACGAACCTACAATTCCTCAAGCAATTAGAAAAGTGATTGATATGGGTGCAAAAAAGATAATAGTAACACCTGTATTTTTAGCCCCTGGAAACCATACTGAAAGGGATATTCCAAAAATATTGGGAATATATAAAGGAGATAATGGTTGTAGTGGACATCACCACCATCATGAACACGGGCATGAATGCGATGGACATCACCATCACCACCATCATTGCGAAGAACTTGAAATTCCAAGCGATGTTGAAATAATATATAGAAAACCAATGGGTGCAGATGATAGAATCGTTGATATTGTTTTAGATAGAACAAAAGGTCTTTAA
- a CDS encoding ABC transporter permease yields the protein MNAFLAMSYRQLKRFTRAKSRVFGSLLNPIVWLLFFGVGWSRAFNFPAAREIFGGVDYLSYLIPGVVSMTIFSGSFISGVTVIWDKQFGFLKETLVAPTSRSEAILGRIIGDSITALLQGVLIMIFSLSLVSLNIYGMIPTIIVGFILAVAFSSVGITLGLKINSQEGFHLIFGLMMQPLIFLSGAFYPIDAMPLWMKVLSYINPLTYAVDSARYFLTGVSKFEIFTNISILFSLSVILVCLAMYSFEKAVID from the coding sequence ATGAACGCATTTTTGGCAATGAGTTATCGGCAATTGAAAAGATTTACAAGAGCCAAATCTAGAGTTTTTGGTTCACTTTTAAACCCAATTGTATGGTTATTATTCTTTGGAGTTGGTTGGAGTAGAGCATTTAATTTTCCTGCTGCAAGAGAAATCTTTGGAGGGGTGGATTATTTAAGCTACTTAATACCGGGGGTAGTTTCAATGACAATTTTTAGCGGTAGCTTTATAAGTGGAGTTACTGTAATATGGGATAAACAGTTTGGATTTTTAAAAGAAACATTGGTTGCCCCTACTTCAAGAAGTGAAGCTATTTTAGGGCGCATTATTGGTGATTCCATTACTGCACTTTTACAGGGCGTTTTAATAATGATATTTAGTTTAAGTTTAGTATCTTTAAATATTTACGGAATGATTCCTACCATAATTGTGGGTTTTATCCTTGCGGTGGCATTTTCAAGCGTTGGAATAACATTGGGCCTAAAAATAAACAGTCAGGAGGGATTTCACCTAATTTTTGGACTAATGATGCAACCACTAATATTTTTAAGTGGGGCATTTTACCCAATAGATGCGATGCCCCTTTGGATGAAGGTTTTGTCATACATAAATCCTTTAACTTATGCAGTTGATTCCGCACGTTATTTTTTAACCGGCGTTTCAAAATTTGAAATATTTACAAATATATCAATTCTATTTAGTCTAAGCGTTATACTCGTATGTTTAGCGATGTACTCATTTGAAAAAGCTGTAATTGATTAA
- a CDS encoding MATE family efflux transporter, giving the protein MKTTIGVQNLLGDPKKAIRKVSIPMVIAMSFQSLYNVVDAVWVAGLGSDALAAIGLFFPFMFALMAISNGVGVGGSSAISRRIGQNNKIAADNIAVHSIILGLIIGILLIGVIPFLSIIYSLIGASGETVRMAVQYSSILFGGGVLLLFTNIVNAILRGEGDAKRSMYAIILGSVLNILLDPIFIYVLDMGIVGAAIATLISMLVTSFLFIYWVFIKKDTYVSISLKDFKFDLKIVKEIFSIGIPASVSQLTMAFSMFLLTYIVSKAGGNDGIAVFSTGWRIVSMGTIPLVGLATGVTAVTGAAYGSKNPEKLEISYIYAIKIGILIELIIATLILIFANPITYLFTYSETSAHILDDLLVFLKYMFLFYPTLPLGMLTAAMFQGVSKGKNSLFISLLRTIILQIPMAYIFGITFKKGLTGVWVGMILGHVIAVFIAFLIGIYTIKEFKNTLNHEST; this is encoded by the coding sequence ATGAAAACTACCATAGGAGTTCAGAACCTACTTGGCGACCCTAAAAAAGCCATTAGAAAAGTTTCAATCCCGATGGTTATTGCAATGTCATTTCAATCACTTTATAACGTAGTTGATGCAGTATGGGTTGCAGGACTTGGGTCTGATGCACTTGCTGCAATAGGATTATTTTTTCCATTTATGTTTGCACTAATGGCAATTTCAAACGGTGTCGGAGTTGGAGGAAGTTCTGCAATTTCAAGGAGAATTGGGCAGAATAATAAAATTGCAGCAGATAATATAGCAGTCCACTCGATAATTCTTGGATTAATTATTGGAATTTTATTAATTGGAGTAATCCCTTTTTTAAGTATAATATATTCATTAATTGGAGCTTCCGGTGAAACAGTACGTATGGCTGTTCAGTATTCTTCCATATTATTTGGGGGGGGAGTTTTACTTTTATTTACAAATATCGTAAATGCAATACTTAGGGGAGAAGGAGATGCTAAGCGATCAATGTATGCAATAATACTTGGTTCCGTACTAAATATTTTACTTGACCCAATATTTATTTACGTACTTGACATGGGAATAGTAGGTGCAGCTATTGCAACACTAATCTCGATGTTAGTTACTAGTTTTCTATTTATATACTGGGTTTTTATAAAAAAAGATACTTACGTTAGTATATCCCTTAAAGACTTTAAATTCGATTTAAAAATTGTAAAAGAGATATTTAGTATAGGTATTCCTGCATCTGTTTCACAGCTTACTATGGCTTTTTCAATGTTTTTACTGACATATATTGTATCAAAAGCTGGCGGAAACGACGGAATTGCGGTATTTTCAACGGGTTGGAGAATAGTTTCAATGGGCACAATCCCACTCGTAGGGCTTGCAACTGGAGTTACTGCAGTAACTGGTGCAGCATATGGCTCCAAAAACCCTGAAAAGTTAGAAATATCTTATATATACGCAATAAAAATCGGAATATTAATTGAATTAATTATTGCTACATTAATATTAATTTTTGCAAATCCGATTACGTATTTATTTACTTACTCTGAAACTTCTGCCCACATACTTGACGATTTACTCGTATTTTTGAAATATATGTTTTTATTTTACCCAACTCTCCCACTTGGAATGCTAACTGCTGCAATGTTTCAGGGCGTTTCAAAAGGTAAAAATTCCCTTTTTATTTCACTTTTAAGAACAATAATATTACAAATCCCAATGGCATATATATTTGGAATAACCTTTAAAAAGGGGCTAACGGGTGTTTGGGTTGGAATGATTTTAGGGCACGTTATAGCCGTATTTATTGCATTTTTAATTGGAATATATACAATAAAAGAGTTTAAAAATACATTAAATCATGAAAGTACATAG
- a CDS encoding ATP-binding cassette domain-containing protein yields MYAIEVVNLEKKFGKDVAVKEISFNVKKGEIFAFLGPNGAGKSTTINMLTTLLRPSSGFAKISGYNVLKEPKKVRKAIGIVFQDSTLDNQLTAYENLYIHGKIYGYGGELLKNRINELLDFVELLEVKDKVVKNFSGGMIRRLEIARSLIHEPDILFLDEPTIGLDPQTRAHIWDYIQKMKDKKNMTIFLTTHYMEEAELLSNRIAIIDHGKIIAEGTVNELKKIVGNDLVYVKFEKIPKEVIYKNYSLIDDGIVSICTENADLEIPKIFEFAMKNNLKILEISYKKPNLNDVFIKLTGREIRGEKENSKVNIRPMMMGRRGF; encoded by the coding sequence ATGTATGCAATTGAAGTAGTGAATTTAGAAAAAAAATTTGGTAAAGATGTTGCTGTAAAAGAAATCTCTTTTAATGTAAAAAAAGGCGAAATTTTCGCATTTTTGGGCCCAAATGGAGCCGGAAAGAGCACTACCATAAATATGCTTACTACGCTTTTAAGACCGAGTTCAGGGTTTGCAAAAATATCGGGATATAACGTCTTAAAAGAACCTAAAAAAGTTAGAAAAGCGATTGGAATTGTATTTCAGGACTCTACACTTGATAACCAATTAACAGCTTATGAAAATTTATACATTCACGGAAAAATATATGGTTATGGCGGGGAACTATTGAAAAACCGCATAAATGAGCTTTTAGATTTTGTAGAACTTTTGGAAGTTAAAGATAAAGTTGTTAAAAATTTTAGTGGTGGAATGATAAGAAGACTTGAAATTGCAAGGTCTTTGATTCATGAACCCGATATTTTATTTTTAGATGAACCAACAATTGGACTAGATCCTCAGACAAGAGCCCATATTTGGGACTACATTCAAAAAATGAAAGATAAAAAAAATATGACAATCTTTTTAACCACCCACTACATGGAAGAAGCAGAGCTACTTTCAAACCGTATTGCAATTATTGACCACGGTAAAATTATTGCAGAAGGAACTGTAAATGAACTTAAAAAAATTGTTGGAAATGATTTAGTGTATGTAAAATTTGAAAAAATTCCAAAAGAAGTTATTTACAAAAATTATTCATTAATTGATGATGGCATTGTTAGCATATGTACTGAAAATGCAGATTTAGAAATTCCAAAAATATTCGAGTTTGCAATGAAAAACAACCTGAAAATTCTGGAAATAAGCTATAAAAAGCCGAATTTAAATGATGTTTTTATAAAACTTACGGGTCGTGAAATTCGAGGGGAGAAAGAAAACTCAAAAGTAAACATTCGCCCCATGATGATGGGGAGGAGAGGATTTTAA
- a CDS encoding PadR family transcriptional regulator — protein sequence MSKMKKIKELVKILIMHDLEKEPLHGYSLISKLGDKLGISMSASMIYPILSSLKTKGLIEIEKTDVRGKKVYRLTENGSKFLYENSEKVEYALKKSDALFHFHFNGGLELKNALHTAIKEFVNLDENKKKK from the coding sequence ATGTCAAAAATGAAAAAAATTAAAGAACTTGTAAAAATTTTAATCATGCACGATTTAGAAAAAGAGCCCCTTCATGGATACTCTTTAATTTCAAAATTAGGGGATAAATTAGGGATTTCCATGAGTGCAAGCATGATTTACCCGATATTATCTTCTTTAAAAACTAAAGGATTAATTGAAATTGAAAAAACAGATGTAAGAGGTAAAAAAGTTTACCGACTTACTGAAAACGGCTCAAAATTCCTATACGAAAACAGTGAAAAAGTTGAATATGCATTAAAAAAATCCGATGCTCTTTTTCATTTTCATTTTAATGGCGGACTTGAACTTAAAAATGCACTACATACTGCAATAAAGGAATTTGTAAATTTAGATGAGAATAAGAAAAAAAAATAG